One stretch of Mastomys coucha isolate ucsf_1 unplaced genomic scaffold, UCSF_Mcou_1 pScaffold12, whole genome shotgun sequence DNA includes these proteins:
- the Chrd gene encoding chordin isoform X6: MPSLPAPPAPLLLFGLLLLGSRPAGGTGSEPPVLPIRSEKEPLPVRGAAGRWAPGGGAGGESGSGQVYIHRERAPGAGGFAQREGGKGKQRRRGARCQGTKGLAGRARSKPRAGITARATGQRPPAKPVPAGCSFGGKVYALDETWHPDLGEPFGVMRCVLCACEAPQWARRGRGPGRVSCKNIKPQCPTLACRQPRQLPGHCCQTCPQERSNLDPQPAGLVFEYPRDPEHRSYSDRGEPGTGERTRADGHTDFVALLTGPRSQAVARARVSLLRSSLRFSISYQRLDRPSRVRFTDPTGNILFEHPANPTQDGLVCGVWRAVPRLSVRLLRAEQLRVALVTPTHPSGEVWGPLIWQGALAAETFSAILTLEDPQQQGVGGIALLTLSDTEDSLHFLLLFRGLLGGLAQVPLRLQILHQGQLLRELQANTSAQEPGFAEVLPSLTDQEMDWLELGELQMVLEKAGGPELRISGYITTRQSCDVLQSVLCGADALIPVQTGAAGSASFILLGNGSLIYQVQVVGTGSEVVAMTLETKPQQKNQRTVLCHMAGLQLGGHMAVGICSGLGARGAHMLLQNELFLNIGTKDFPDGELRGHVTALIYSGHSARYDRLPVPLAGALVVPPVRSQAAGHAWLSLDTHCHLHYEVLLAGLGGSEQGTVTAHLLGPPGIPGPQRLLKGFYGSEAQGVVKDLEPVLLKHLAQGTASLLITTKSSPRGELRGQVHIASQCEVGGLRLASEGERMPLAPNGETAMSPMLPPGPGPEAPVPAKHASPGRPRDPNTCFFEGQQRPHGARWAPNYDPLCSLCTCQRRTVICDPVVCPPPSCPHPVQALDQCCPVCPEKQRSRDLPSLPNLEPGEGCYFDGDRSWRAAGTRWHPVVPPFGLIKCAVCTCK, translated from the exons GTGGGCTCCAGGGGGAGGCGCGGGAGGGGAGTCTGGCTCCGGGCAAGTCTACATCCACAGGGAGAGGGCCCCGGGCGCAGGTGGCTTCGCGCAGCgggagggtgggaagggaaaGCAGAGGCGGCGAGGTGCACGGTGCCAAGGGACCAAGGGCCTGGCGGGCAGAGCCCGGAGCAAGCCCAGAGCAGGCATTACGGCACGAGCAACCGGACAGCGGCCGCCAGCCAAGCCCGTCCCCGCAGGCTGCTCCTTCGGCGGGAAGGTCTATGCCTTGGACGAGACGTGGCATCCGGACCTGGGGGAGCCTTTTGGGGTGATGCGCTGCGTGCTGTGCGCCTGTGAAGCG CCTCAGTGGGCTCGCCGTGGGAGGGGCCCTGGCAGGGTCAGCTGCAAGAACATCAAACCTCAGTGCCCCACCCTGGCCTGCAGGCAGCCGCGCCAGCTGCCAGGACACTGCTGCCAGACCTGCCCGCAGG AGCGCAGCAATCTAGATCCACAGCCCGCTGGCCTGGTCTTCGAGTATCCAAGGGACCCAGAGCATCGCAGTTATAGCGATCGAGGGGAACCCGGCACTGGGGAGCGGACACGTGCTGATGGCCACACGG ACTTTGTGGCGCTGCTGACAGGACCGAGGTCGCAGGCGGTAGCTCGTGCTCGAGTCTCTCTGCTGCGCTCAAGTTTACGCTTCTCTATCTCCTACCAGCG GCTGGACCGTCCCAGCAGGGTTCGGTTCACAGATCCCACAGGCAACATCCTGTTTGAACACCCTGCAAACCCCACCCAGGATGGCCTG GTTTGTGGGGTGTGGCGGGCAGTGCCTCGGCTGTCCGTGAGGCTCCTGAGGGCAGAACAGCTGCGTGTAGCCCTTGTGACACCTACTCACCCTTCAGGAGAAGTCTGGGGGCCTCTCATCTGGCAGGGTGCTCTCGCTGCAG AGACCTTCAGTGCCATCCTGACCCTGGAAGACCCACAGCAGCAGGGTGTGGGGGGCATAGCCCTGCTTACCCTCAGCGACACTGAAGACTCCTTACATTTTTTGCTGCTCTTCCGGGGTCTGCTGGGAG GACTAGCTCAGGTCCCCTTGAGGCTTCAGATTCTCCACCAGGGACAGCTACTTCGAGAGCTCCAGGCCAACACCTCGGCTCAG GAGCCAGGTTTTGCTGAGGTGCTGCCCAGCCTTACAGACCAAGAGATGGACTGGTTGGAGCTGGGGGAGCTGCAGATGGTCCTAGAGAAGGCAGGTGGGCCAGAGCTCCGCATCAGTGGATACATCACCACCAGGCAGAGCTGTGATG TCCTTCAAAGCGTCCTTTGTGGGGCTGATGCCCTGATCCCAGTCCAGACGGGTGCCGCTGGCTCAGCCAGCTTCATACTGCTAGGAAATGGCTCCCTTATCTATCAG GTGCAAGTGGTAGGTACAGGTAGCGAGGTGGTGGCCATGACACTGGAGACCAAGCCTCAGCAGAAGAACCAGCGCACTGTCCTGTGCCACATGGCTGGACTCCAGCTGGGAGGACACATG GCTGTGGGTATCTGCTCTGGGCTGGGTGCCCGAGGGGCTCATATGCTGCTCCAGAACGAGCTGTTCCTGAATATTGGTACCAAGGACTTCCCAGATGGAGAGCTCCGGGGGCATGTGACTGCCCTAATCTACAGTGGGCACAGTGCCCGCTATGACA GATTGCCTGTGCCTCTGGCAGGGGCACTAGTGGTGCCCCCTGTGCGGAGTCAGGCAGCAGGGCACGCCTGGCTCTCCTTGGACACACATTGCCACTTACACTATGAGGTTCTATTGGCTGGGCTTGGTGGCTCGGAGCAAGGAACCGTCACCGCCCACCTCCTCGGGCCTCCTGGGATACCAGGGCCCCAGCGGCTGCTGAAGGGATTCTATGGCTCGGAG GCTCAGGGTGTGGTAAAAGACCTGGAACCTGTGCTGCTGAAGCACCTGGCACAGGGCACTGCCTCCCTGCTGATCACCACCAAGAGTAGCCCCAGAGGAGAACTACGTGGGCAG gtgCACATTGCCAGTCAGTGTGAGGTGGGAGGCCTGCGCCTGGCCTCAGAAGGAGAGCGGATGCCCTTGGCTCCAAACGGAGAGACAGCTATGTCACCCATGCTGCCTCCTGGGCCTGGCCCTGAAGCCCCAGTCCCAGCCAAACATGCCAGCCCTGGGAGGCCCCGAGATCCTAACACATGTTTCTTCGAGGGGCAGCAGCGTCCCCACGGGGCTCGCTGGGCACCCAACTATGACCCACTCTGCTCCCTCTGCACTTGTCAG AGACGGACAGTGATCTGTGATCCTGTAGTATGCCCACCACCAAGCTGTCCCCACCCGGTGCAGGCACTGGACCAGTGCTGTCCCGTGTGTCCAG AGAAGCAACGCAGTAGAGACCTTCCCAGCCTACCAAATCTAGAGCCAGGAGAGG GCTGCTATTTTGATGGTGACCGGAGCTGGAGGGCAGCGGGTACCCGATGGCACCCTGTCGTGCCCCCCTTTGGCCTAATTAAGTGTGCTGTCTGCACCTGCAAG tag
- the Chrd gene encoding chordin isoform X3, producing MPSLPAPPAPLLLFGLLLLGSRPAGGTGSEPPVLPIRSEKEPLPVRGAAGRWAPGGGAGGESGSGQVYIHRERAPGAGGFAQREGGKGKQRRRGARCQGTKGLAGRARSKPRAGITARATGQRPPAKPVPAGCSFGGKVYALDETWHPDLGEPFGVMRCVLCACEAPQWARRGRGPGRVSCKNIKPQCPTLACRQPRQLPGHCCQTCPQERSNLDPQPAGLVFEYPRDPEHRSYSDRGEPGTGERTRADGHTDFVALLTGPRSQAVARARVSLLRSSLRFSISYQRLDRPSRVRFTDPTGNILFEHPANPTQDGLVCGVWRAVPRLSVRLLRAEQLRVALVTPTHPSGEVWGPLIWQGALAAETFSAILTLEDPQQQGVGGIALLTLSDTEDSLHFLLLFRGLLGGLAQVPLRLQILHQGQLLRELQANTSAQEPGFAEVLPSLTDQEMDWLELGELQMVLEKAGGPELRISGYITTRQSCDVLQSVLCGADALIPVQTGAAGSASFILLGNGSLIYQVQVVGTGSEVVAMTLETKPQQKNQRTVLCHMAGLQLGGHMAVGICSGLGARGAHMLLQNELFLNIGTKDFPDGELRGHVTALIYSGHSARYDRLPVPLAGALVVPPVRSQAAGHAWLSLDTHCHLHYEVLLAGLGGSEQGTVTAHLLGPPGIPGPQRLLKGFYGSEAQGVVKDLEPVLLKHLAQGTASLLITTKSSPRGELRGQVHIASQCEVGGLRLASEGERMPLAPNGETAMSPMLPPGPGPEAPVPAKHASPGRPRDPNTCFFEGQQRPHGARWAPNYDPLCSLCTCQRRTVICDPVVCPPPSCPHPVQALDQCCPVCPEKQRSRDLPSLPNLEPGEGCYFDGDRSWRAAGTRWHPVVPPFGLIKCAVCTCKGATGEVHCEKVQCPRLACAQPVRANPTDCCKQCPGSGTNAKLGDPMQADGPRGCRFAGQWFPENQSWHPSVPPFGEMSCITCRCGAGVPHCERDDCSLPLSCGSGKESRCCSHCTAQRSASETRALTEPEKEAERS from the exons GTGGGCTCCAGGGGGAGGCGCGGGAGGGGAGTCTGGCTCCGGGCAAGTCTACATCCACAGGGAGAGGGCCCCGGGCGCAGGTGGCTTCGCGCAGCgggagggtgggaagggaaaGCAGAGGCGGCGAGGTGCACGGTGCCAAGGGACCAAGGGCCTGGCGGGCAGAGCCCGGAGCAAGCCCAGAGCAGGCATTACGGCACGAGCAACCGGACAGCGGCCGCCAGCCAAGCCCGTCCCCGCAGGCTGCTCCTTCGGCGGGAAGGTCTATGCCTTGGACGAGACGTGGCATCCGGACCTGGGGGAGCCTTTTGGGGTGATGCGCTGCGTGCTGTGCGCCTGTGAAGCG CCTCAGTGGGCTCGCCGTGGGAGGGGCCCTGGCAGGGTCAGCTGCAAGAACATCAAACCTCAGTGCCCCACCCTGGCCTGCAGGCAGCCGCGCCAGCTGCCAGGACACTGCTGCCAGACCTGCCCGCAGG AGCGCAGCAATCTAGATCCACAGCCCGCTGGCCTGGTCTTCGAGTATCCAAGGGACCCAGAGCATCGCAGTTATAGCGATCGAGGGGAACCCGGCACTGGGGAGCGGACACGTGCTGATGGCCACACGG ACTTTGTGGCGCTGCTGACAGGACCGAGGTCGCAGGCGGTAGCTCGTGCTCGAGTCTCTCTGCTGCGCTCAAGTTTACGCTTCTCTATCTCCTACCAGCG GCTGGACCGTCCCAGCAGGGTTCGGTTCACAGATCCCACAGGCAACATCCTGTTTGAACACCCTGCAAACCCCACCCAGGATGGCCTG GTTTGTGGGGTGTGGCGGGCAGTGCCTCGGCTGTCCGTGAGGCTCCTGAGGGCAGAACAGCTGCGTGTAGCCCTTGTGACACCTACTCACCCTTCAGGAGAAGTCTGGGGGCCTCTCATCTGGCAGGGTGCTCTCGCTGCAG AGACCTTCAGTGCCATCCTGACCCTGGAAGACCCACAGCAGCAGGGTGTGGGGGGCATAGCCCTGCTTACCCTCAGCGACACTGAAGACTCCTTACATTTTTTGCTGCTCTTCCGGGGTCTGCTGGGAG GACTAGCTCAGGTCCCCTTGAGGCTTCAGATTCTCCACCAGGGACAGCTACTTCGAGAGCTCCAGGCCAACACCTCGGCTCAG GAGCCAGGTTTTGCTGAGGTGCTGCCCAGCCTTACAGACCAAGAGATGGACTGGTTGGAGCTGGGGGAGCTGCAGATGGTCCTAGAGAAGGCAGGTGGGCCAGAGCTCCGCATCAGTGGATACATCACCACCAGGCAGAGCTGTGATG TCCTTCAAAGCGTCCTTTGTGGGGCTGATGCCCTGATCCCAGTCCAGACGGGTGCCGCTGGCTCAGCCAGCTTCATACTGCTAGGAAATGGCTCCCTTATCTATCAG GTGCAAGTGGTAGGTACAGGTAGCGAGGTGGTGGCCATGACACTGGAGACCAAGCCTCAGCAGAAGAACCAGCGCACTGTCCTGTGCCACATGGCTGGACTCCAGCTGGGAGGACACATG GCTGTGGGTATCTGCTCTGGGCTGGGTGCCCGAGGGGCTCATATGCTGCTCCAGAACGAGCTGTTCCTGAATATTGGTACCAAGGACTTCCCAGATGGAGAGCTCCGGGGGCATGTGACTGCCCTAATCTACAGTGGGCACAGTGCCCGCTATGACA GATTGCCTGTGCCTCTGGCAGGGGCACTAGTGGTGCCCCCTGTGCGGAGTCAGGCAGCAGGGCACGCCTGGCTCTCCTTGGACACACATTGCCACTTACACTATGAGGTTCTATTGGCTGGGCTTGGTGGCTCGGAGCAAGGAACCGTCACCGCCCACCTCCTCGGGCCTCCTGGGATACCAGGGCCCCAGCGGCTGCTGAAGGGATTCTATGGCTCGGAG GCTCAGGGTGTGGTAAAAGACCTGGAACCTGTGCTGCTGAAGCACCTGGCACAGGGCACTGCCTCCCTGCTGATCACCACCAAGAGTAGCCCCAGAGGAGAACTACGTGGGCAG gtgCACATTGCCAGTCAGTGTGAGGTGGGAGGCCTGCGCCTGGCCTCAGAAGGAGAGCGGATGCCCTTGGCTCCAAACGGAGAGACAGCTATGTCACCCATGCTGCCTCCTGGGCCTGGCCCTGAAGCCCCAGTCCCAGCCAAACATGCCAGCCCTGGGAGGCCCCGAGATCCTAACACATGTTTCTTCGAGGGGCAGCAGCGTCCCCACGGGGCTCGCTGGGCACCCAACTATGACCCACTCTGCTCCCTCTGCACTTGTCAG AGACGGACAGTGATCTGTGATCCTGTAGTATGCCCACCACCAAGCTGTCCCCACCCGGTGCAGGCACTGGACCAGTGCTGTCCCGTGTGTCCAG AGAAGCAACGCAGTAGAGACCTTCCCAGCCTACCAAATCTAGAGCCAGGAGAGG GCTGCTATTTTGATGGTGACCGGAGCTGGAGGGCAGCGGGTACCCGATGGCACCCTGTCGTGCCCCCCTTTGGCCTAATTAAGTGTGCTGTCTGCACCTGCAAG GGGGCCACGGGAGAGGTGCACTGTGAGAAGGTGCAGTGTCCTCGCCTGGCCTGTGCTCAGCCTGTCCGAGCCAACCCCACCGACTGCTGCAAACAGTGTCCAG gGTCAGGGACTAATGCCAAGCTGGGAGACCCCATGCAGGCTGATGGGCCTCGGGGGTGTcgctttgctgggcagtggttcCCAGAGAATCAGAGCTGGCACCCATCAGTGCCCCCCTTTGGGGAGATGAGCTGTATTACCTGCAGATGTGGG GCAGGGGTACCCCACTGTGAGCGGGACGACTGTTCACTGCCACTATCCTGTGGCTCAGGGAAGGAGAGCCGATGCTGTTCCCACTGCACAGCCCAAAGGT CAGCCTCTGAGACTAGAGCCCTTACAGAGCCGGAGAAAGAAGCTGAGCGCTCCTAG
- the Chrd gene encoding chordin isoform X7, whose amino-acid sequence MPSLPAPPAPLLLFGLLLLGSRPAGGTGSEPPVLPIRSEKEPLPVRGAAGRWAPGGGAGGESGSGQVYIHRERAPGAGGFAQREGGKGKQRRRGARCQGTKGLAGRARSKPRAGITARATGQRPPAKPVPAGCSFGGKVYALDETWHPDLGEPFGVMRCVLCACEAPQWARRGRGPGRVSCKNIKPQCPTLACRQPRQLPGHCCQTCPQERSNLDPQPAGLVFEYPRDPEHRSYSDRGEPGTGERTRADGHTDFVALLTGPRSQAVARARVSLLRSSLRFSISYQRLDRPSRVRFTDPTGNILFEHPANPTQDGLVCGVWRAVPRLSVRLLRAEQLRVALVTPTHPSGEVWGPLIWQGALAAETFSAILTLEDPQQQGVGGIALLTLSDTEDSLHFLLLFRGLLGGLAQVPLRLQILHQGQLLRELQANTSAQEPGFAEVLPSLTDQEMDWLELGELQMVLEKAGGPELRISGYITTRQSCDVLQSVLCGADALIPVQTGAAGSASFILLGNGSLIYQVQVVGTGSEVVAMTLETKPQQKNQRTVLCHMAGLQLGGHMAVGICSGLGARGAHMLLQNELFLNIGTKDFPDGELRGHVTALIYSGHSARYDRLPVPLAGALVVPPVRSQAAGHAWLSLDTHCHLHYEVLLAGLGGSEQGTVTAHLLGPPGIPGPQRLLKGFYGSEAQGVVKDLEPVLLKHLAQGTASLLITTKSSPRGELRGQVHIASQCEVGGLRLASEGERMPLAPNGETAMSPMLPPGPGPEAPVPAKHASPGRPRDPNTCFFEGQQRPHGARWAPNYDPLCSLCTCQRSNAVETFPAYQI is encoded by the exons GTGGGCTCCAGGGGGAGGCGCGGGAGGGGAGTCTGGCTCCGGGCAAGTCTACATCCACAGGGAGAGGGCCCCGGGCGCAGGTGGCTTCGCGCAGCgggagggtgggaagggaaaGCAGAGGCGGCGAGGTGCACGGTGCCAAGGGACCAAGGGCCTGGCGGGCAGAGCCCGGAGCAAGCCCAGAGCAGGCATTACGGCACGAGCAACCGGACAGCGGCCGCCAGCCAAGCCCGTCCCCGCAGGCTGCTCCTTCGGCGGGAAGGTCTATGCCTTGGACGAGACGTGGCATCCGGACCTGGGGGAGCCTTTTGGGGTGATGCGCTGCGTGCTGTGCGCCTGTGAAGCG CCTCAGTGGGCTCGCCGTGGGAGGGGCCCTGGCAGGGTCAGCTGCAAGAACATCAAACCTCAGTGCCCCACCCTGGCCTGCAGGCAGCCGCGCCAGCTGCCAGGACACTGCTGCCAGACCTGCCCGCAGG AGCGCAGCAATCTAGATCCACAGCCCGCTGGCCTGGTCTTCGAGTATCCAAGGGACCCAGAGCATCGCAGTTATAGCGATCGAGGGGAACCCGGCACTGGGGAGCGGACACGTGCTGATGGCCACACGG ACTTTGTGGCGCTGCTGACAGGACCGAGGTCGCAGGCGGTAGCTCGTGCTCGAGTCTCTCTGCTGCGCTCAAGTTTACGCTTCTCTATCTCCTACCAGCG GCTGGACCGTCCCAGCAGGGTTCGGTTCACAGATCCCACAGGCAACATCCTGTTTGAACACCCTGCAAACCCCACCCAGGATGGCCTG GTTTGTGGGGTGTGGCGGGCAGTGCCTCGGCTGTCCGTGAGGCTCCTGAGGGCAGAACAGCTGCGTGTAGCCCTTGTGACACCTACTCACCCTTCAGGAGAAGTCTGGGGGCCTCTCATCTGGCAGGGTGCTCTCGCTGCAG AGACCTTCAGTGCCATCCTGACCCTGGAAGACCCACAGCAGCAGGGTGTGGGGGGCATAGCCCTGCTTACCCTCAGCGACACTGAAGACTCCTTACATTTTTTGCTGCTCTTCCGGGGTCTGCTGGGAG GACTAGCTCAGGTCCCCTTGAGGCTTCAGATTCTCCACCAGGGACAGCTACTTCGAGAGCTCCAGGCCAACACCTCGGCTCAG GAGCCAGGTTTTGCTGAGGTGCTGCCCAGCCTTACAGACCAAGAGATGGACTGGTTGGAGCTGGGGGAGCTGCAGATGGTCCTAGAGAAGGCAGGTGGGCCAGAGCTCCGCATCAGTGGATACATCACCACCAGGCAGAGCTGTGATG TCCTTCAAAGCGTCCTTTGTGGGGCTGATGCCCTGATCCCAGTCCAGACGGGTGCCGCTGGCTCAGCCAGCTTCATACTGCTAGGAAATGGCTCCCTTATCTATCAG GTGCAAGTGGTAGGTACAGGTAGCGAGGTGGTGGCCATGACACTGGAGACCAAGCCTCAGCAGAAGAACCAGCGCACTGTCCTGTGCCACATGGCTGGACTCCAGCTGGGAGGACACATG GCTGTGGGTATCTGCTCTGGGCTGGGTGCCCGAGGGGCTCATATGCTGCTCCAGAACGAGCTGTTCCTGAATATTGGTACCAAGGACTTCCCAGATGGAGAGCTCCGGGGGCATGTGACTGCCCTAATCTACAGTGGGCACAGTGCCCGCTATGACA GATTGCCTGTGCCTCTGGCAGGGGCACTAGTGGTGCCCCCTGTGCGGAGTCAGGCAGCAGGGCACGCCTGGCTCTCCTTGGACACACATTGCCACTTACACTATGAGGTTCTATTGGCTGGGCTTGGTGGCTCGGAGCAAGGAACCGTCACCGCCCACCTCCTCGGGCCTCCTGGGATACCAGGGCCCCAGCGGCTGCTGAAGGGATTCTATGGCTCGGAG GCTCAGGGTGTGGTAAAAGACCTGGAACCTGTGCTGCTGAAGCACCTGGCACAGGGCACTGCCTCCCTGCTGATCACCACCAAGAGTAGCCCCAGAGGAGAACTACGTGGGCAG gtgCACATTGCCAGTCAGTGTGAGGTGGGAGGCCTGCGCCTGGCCTCAGAAGGAGAGCGGATGCCCTTGGCTCCAAACGGAGAGACAGCTATGTCACCCATGCTGCCTCCTGGGCCTGGCCCTGAAGCCCCAGTCCCAGCCAAACATGCCAGCCCTGGGAGGCCCCGAGATCCTAACACATGTTTCTTCGAGGGGCAGCAGCGTCCCCACGGGGCTCGCTGGGCACCCAACTATGACCCACTCTGCTCCCTCTGCACTTGTCAG AGAAGCAACGCAGTAGAGACCTTCCCAGCCTACCAAATCTAG
- the Chrd gene encoding chordin isoform X1 — protein MPSLPAPPAPLLLFGLLLLGSRPAGGTGSEPPVLPIRSEKEPLPVRGAAGRWAPGGGAGGESGSGQVYIHRERAPGAGGFAQREGGKGKQRRRGARCQGTKGLAGRARSKPRAGITARATGQRPPAKPVPAGCSFGGKVYALDETWHPDLGEPFGVMRCVLCACEAPQWARRGRGPGRVSCKNIKPQCPTLACRQPRQLPGHCCQTCPQERSNLDPQPAGLVFEYPRDPEHRSYSDRGEPGTGERTRADGHTDFVALLTGPRSQAVARARVSLLRSSLRFSISYQRLDRPSRVRFTDPTGNILFEHPANPTQDGLVCGVWRAVPRLSVRLLRAEQLRVALVTPTHPSGEVWGPLIWQGALAAETFSAILTLEDPQQQGVGGIALLTLSDTEDSLHFLLLFRGLLGGLAQVPLRLQILHQGQLLRELQANTSAQEPGFAEVLPSLTDQEMDWLELGELQMVLEKAGGPELRISGYITTRQSCDVLQSVLCGADALIPVQTGAAGSASFILLGNGSLIYQVQVVGTGSEVVAMTLETKPQQKNQRTVLCHMAGLQLGGHMAVGICSGLGARGAHMLLQNELFLNIGTKDFPDGELRGHVTALIYSGHSARYDRLPVPLAGALVVPPVRSQAAGHAWLSLDTHCHLHYEVLLAGLGGSEQGTVTAHLLGPPGIPGPQRLLKGFYGSEAQGVVKDLEPVLLKHLAQGTASLLITTKSSPRGELRGQVHIASQCEVGGLRLASEGERMPLAPNGETAMSPMLPPGPGPEAPVPAKHASPGRPRDPNTCFFEGQQRPHGARWAPNYDPLCSLCTCQRRTVICDPVVCPPPSCPHPVQALDQCCPVCPEKQRSRDLPSLPNLEPGEGCYFDGDRSWRAAGTRWHPVVPPFGLIKCAVCTCKGATGEVHCEKVQCPRLACAQPVRANPTDCCKQCPVGSGTNAKLGDPMQADGPRGCRFAGQWFPENQSWHPSVPPFGEMSCITCRCGAGVPHCERDDCSLPLSCGSGKESRCCSHCTAQRSASETRALTEPEKEAERS, from the exons GTGGGCTCCAGGGGGAGGCGCGGGAGGGGAGTCTGGCTCCGGGCAAGTCTACATCCACAGGGAGAGGGCCCCGGGCGCAGGTGGCTTCGCGCAGCgggagggtgggaagggaaaGCAGAGGCGGCGAGGTGCACGGTGCCAAGGGACCAAGGGCCTGGCGGGCAGAGCCCGGAGCAAGCCCAGAGCAGGCATTACGGCACGAGCAACCGGACAGCGGCCGCCAGCCAAGCCCGTCCCCGCAGGCTGCTCCTTCGGCGGGAAGGTCTATGCCTTGGACGAGACGTGGCATCCGGACCTGGGGGAGCCTTTTGGGGTGATGCGCTGCGTGCTGTGCGCCTGTGAAGCG CCTCAGTGGGCTCGCCGTGGGAGGGGCCCTGGCAGGGTCAGCTGCAAGAACATCAAACCTCAGTGCCCCACCCTGGCCTGCAGGCAGCCGCGCCAGCTGCCAGGACACTGCTGCCAGACCTGCCCGCAGG AGCGCAGCAATCTAGATCCACAGCCCGCTGGCCTGGTCTTCGAGTATCCAAGGGACCCAGAGCATCGCAGTTATAGCGATCGAGGGGAACCCGGCACTGGGGAGCGGACACGTGCTGATGGCCACACGG ACTTTGTGGCGCTGCTGACAGGACCGAGGTCGCAGGCGGTAGCTCGTGCTCGAGTCTCTCTGCTGCGCTCAAGTTTACGCTTCTCTATCTCCTACCAGCG GCTGGACCGTCCCAGCAGGGTTCGGTTCACAGATCCCACAGGCAACATCCTGTTTGAACACCCTGCAAACCCCACCCAGGATGGCCTG GTTTGTGGGGTGTGGCGGGCAGTGCCTCGGCTGTCCGTGAGGCTCCTGAGGGCAGAACAGCTGCGTGTAGCCCTTGTGACACCTACTCACCCTTCAGGAGAAGTCTGGGGGCCTCTCATCTGGCAGGGTGCTCTCGCTGCAG AGACCTTCAGTGCCATCCTGACCCTGGAAGACCCACAGCAGCAGGGTGTGGGGGGCATAGCCCTGCTTACCCTCAGCGACACTGAAGACTCCTTACATTTTTTGCTGCTCTTCCGGGGTCTGCTGGGAG GACTAGCTCAGGTCCCCTTGAGGCTTCAGATTCTCCACCAGGGACAGCTACTTCGAGAGCTCCAGGCCAACACCTCGGCTCAG GAGCCAGGTTTTGCTGAGGTGCTGCCCAGCCTTACAGACCAAGAGATGGACTGGTTGGAGCTGGGGGAGCTGCAGATGGTCCTAGAGAAGGCAGGTGGGCCAGAGCTCCGCATCAGTGGATACATCACCACCAGGCAGAGCTGTGATG TCCTTCAAAGCGTCCTTTGTGGGGCTGATGCCCTGATCCCAGTCCAGACGGGTGCCGCTGGCTCAGCCAGCTTCATACTGCTAGGAAATGGCTCCCTTATCTATCAG GTGCAAGTGGTAGGTACAGGTAGCGAGGTGGTGGCCATGACACTGGAGACCAAGCCTCAGCAGAAGAACCAGCGCACTGTCCTGTGCCACATGGCTGGACTCCAGCTGGGAGGACACATG GCTGTGGGTATCTGCTCTGGGCTGGGTGCCCGAGGGGCTCATATGCTGCTCCAGAACGAGCTGTTCCTGAATATTGGTACCAAGGACTTCCCAGATGGAGAGCTCCGGGGGCATGTGACTGCCCTAATCTACAGTGGGCACAGTGCCCGCTATGACA GATTGCCTGTGCCTCTGGCAGGGGCACTAGTGGTGCCCCCTGTGCGGAGTCAGGCAGCAGGGCACGCCTGGCTCTCCTTGGACACACATTGCCACTTACACTATGAGGTTCTATTGGCTGGGCTTGGTGGCTCGGAGCAAGGAACCGTCACCGCCCACCTCCTCGGGCCTCCTGGGATACCAGGGCCCCAGCGGCTGCTGAAGGGATTCTATGGCTCGGAG GCTCAGGGTGTGGTAAAAGACCTGGAACCTGTGCTGCTGAAGCACCTGGCACAGGGCACTGCCTCCCTGCTGATCACCACCAAGAGTAGCCCCAGAGGAGAACTACGTGGGCAG gtgCACATTGCCAGTCAGTGTGAGGTGGGAGGCCTGCGCCTGGCCTCAGAAGGAGAGCGGATGCCCTTGGCTCCAAACGGAGAGACAGCTATGTCACCCATGCTGCCTCCTGGGCCTGGCCCTGAAGCCCCAGTCCCAGCCAAACATGCCAGCCCTGGGAGGCCCCGAGATCCTAACACATGTTTCTTCGAGGGGCAGCAGCGTCCCCACGGGGCTCGCTGGGCACCCAACTATGACCCACTCTGCTCCCTCTGCACTTGTCAG AGACGGACAGTGATCTGTGATCCTGTAGTATGCCCACCACCAAGCTGTCCCCACCCGGTGCAGGCACTGGACCAGTGCTGTCCCGTGTGTCCAG AGAAGCAACGCAGTAGAGACCTTCCCAGCCTACCAAATCTAGAGCCAGGAGAGG GCTGCTATTTTGATGGTGACCGGAGCTGGAGGGCAGCGGGTACCCGATGGCACCCTGTCGTGCCCCCCTTTGGCCTAATTAAGTGTGCTGTCTGCACCTGCAAG GGGGCCACGGGAGAGGTGCACTGTGAGAAGGTGCAGTGTCCTCGCCTGGCCTGTGCTCAGCCTGTCCGAGCCAACCCCACCGACTGCTGCAAACAGTGTCCAG taggGTCAGGGACTAATGCCAAGCTGGGAGACCCCATGCAGGCTGATGGGCCTCGGGGGTGTcgctttgctgggcagtggttcCCAGAGAATCAGAGCTGGCACCCATCAGTGCCCCCCTTTGGGGAGATGAGCTGTATTACCTGCAGATGTGGG GCAGGGGTACCCCACTGTGAGCGGGACGACTGTTCACTGCCACTATCCTGTGGCTCAGGGAAGGAGAGCCGATGCTGTTCCCACTGCACAGCCCAAAGGT CAGCCTCTGAGACTAGAGCCCTTACAGAGCCGGAGAAAGAAGCTGAGCGCTCCTAG